One region of Epilithonimonas zeae genomic DNA includes:
- the arfB gene encoding alternative ribosome rescue aminoacyl-tRNA hydrolase ArfB, with product MKDFSTEISYKTSRSSGAGGQNVNKVETAVTAMWNVMETQFFSFDEKLRISEKLKNRINSEGLLQMTSSESRTQLQNKKIVTEKMLELVEKSLFVPKKRLATKPSKGQIQKRIDNKKKLSEKKENRKFRF from the coding sequence ATGAAAGATTTTTCTACCGAAATCAGTTACAAAACATCCCGCTCTTCCGGAGCTGGCGGACAAAATGTGAATAAGGTGGAAACAGCCGTGACAGCTATGTGGAACGTAATGGAAACCCAATTTTTCTCTTTTGATGAAAAGCTGAGAATCTCGGAAAAACTGAAAAACAGAATCAATTCTGAAGGTCTCCTTCAAATGACCTCATCGGAGAGCAGAACTCAGCTTCAAAACAAAAAAATCGTGACTGAGAAAATGCTGGAACTGGTTGAAAAATCACTCTTTGTTCCCAAGAAACGACTGGCTACAAAACCTTCAAAAGGTCAAATCCAAAAACGTATCGACAACAAAAAGAAATTGTCTGAGAAGAAAGAGAATCGAAAATTCAGGTTTTAA
- the cdd gene encoding cytidine deaminase: protein MEKEIKINFEVIPSYEQLNDIEKTLFDKAKTIREQAYAPYSHFFVGCALLLENGEIITGSNQENAAYPSGLCAERTTIFWTSANYPDVKIKKIFVIGGPEDALSSIPIPPCGGCRQSILEYEAKQKEKIEIYFAAPNGEIIKTKSIRDLLPFSFDGSFL, encoded by the coding sequence ATGGAAAAAGAGATAAAAATCAACTTTGAAGTTATCCCGAGTTACGAACAACTCAACGATATAGAAAAAACACTTTTTGATAAAGCTAAAACCATTCGTGAACAAGCTTACGCGCCTTACTCCCATTTTTTTGTTGGTTGTGCGCTTCTTTTGGAAAACGGCGAAATAATCACAGGAAGTAACCAGGAAAACGCCGCATATCCTTCCGGTTTGTGTGCTGAGAGAACGACTATTTTTTGGACTTCGGCAAATTATCCAGATGTGAAAATCAAAAAAATATTTGTGATTGGCGGACCAGAAGATGCTTTAAGTTCCATTCCAATTCCACCTTGCGGCGGCTGCAGACAATCTATCCTGGAATATGAAGCTAAGCAAAAAGAAAAAATCGAAATCTATTTTGCCGCACCAAACGGAGAAATCATCAAAACAAAATCTATCCGAGACTTGTTGCCTTTCTCATTTGACGGAAGCTTTTTGTAA
- a CDS encoding FG-GAP-like repeat-containing protein, whose translation MKKFYISVFLLSAMISNAQSFEEISQPNLKNYFYSAAAVADVDNDGFQDIFFTGAIDSDGDTNVDSTSNSLYKNTNGTFSSVQEFGDNSVHLSAVKFIDFDNDGFLDVITTGLSYKDTVNYQQYRWKNTGSGFTLMDNAAGKIYGGLDVFDFNHDGKQDYAVNGTQYVEGVGFTHELDLYLNNSNGFQKNTAWAAGTQNGSFKVIDVNNDNELDLIVNGYNAGYEGTFSVYINENGNLVQKSELPAVSDSKMSFADFNGDGFQDFVVAGQDENYDPYLAVFINDGQGNFTENKIEDEGLSGGGVEVGDFNNDGYYDFVVIGDNDYESYSKIFLYNPQLQKFEKDENANLYNLGSQGTLAVFDYDNDGNLDILANGFDWADEDLLPYTKLFKNKTTVTNQKPNAPTILTATDSDGKIKFTWSGATDDKTPENSLQYELSVGSETGKADIAKYIVTTKSWYLDKTNLPSKIFWSVKSIDAAKKYSDKSQETELTVLGVADVKNTIVSIYPNPVKDMLNIKSTSKIKTHKVYNLAGQNVNAKLISDSTIDFSHLEKGVYVVEIQLENGRKTTQKVIKN comes from the coding sequence ATGAAAAAGTTTTACATTTCTGTTTTTCTGTTATCGGCTATGATTAGCAACGCACAAAGTTTTGAAGAAATCTCTCAGCCCAATCTTAAAAATTATTTCTATTCTGCAGCAGCAGTTGCAGATGTTGATAATGACGGATTTCAGGATATATTCTTCACTGGCGCGATAGACTCTGACGGAGATACTAATGTGGATTCAACTTCCAATAGTCTTTACAAAAATACCAATGGAACTTTCTCTTCCGTTCAGGAATTTGGAGACAATTCGGTTCACTTGAGTGCGGTTAAATTTATTGATTTTGATAATGATGGGTTTCTGGACGTTATCACCACAGGATTAAGTTATAAAGACACCGTGAATTATCAGCAATACCGATGGAAAAATACAGGCTCTGGTTTCACTTTGATGGATAATGCAGCCGGAAAAATCTATGGAGGTTTGGATGTTTTCGATTTCAATCACGATGGGAAACAGGATTATGCAGTTAACGGAACGCAGTATGTCGAAGGCGTTGGTTTTACACACGAATTAGATTTATATCTTAATAATTCAAATGGTTTTCAGAAAAATACAGCTTGGGCGGCAGGAACACAAAACGGAAGTTTCAAAGTGATTGATGTTAATAATGATAACGAACTGGATTTAATTGTCAATGGATATAATGCCGGTTATGAAGGAACTTTCTCTGTTTATATTAATGAAAATGGAAATTTAGTTCAGAAGTCTGAACTTCCAGCAGTGAGTGACAGCAAAATGTCTTTTGCGGATTTCAACGGTGATGGTTTTCAGGATTTCGTAGTTGCAGGTCAGGATGAAAATTATGACCCATATCTGGCGGTTTTCATTAACGATGGCCAAGGAAATTTTACTGAAAATAAAATCGAGGACGAAGGATTGTCTGGTGGTGGAGTAGAAGTCGGTGATTTCAATAATGATGGATATTATGATTTTGTTGTCATTGGAGATAATGATTATGAATCCTATTCTAAAATTTTCCTTTACAATCCTCAACTTCAGAAATTTGAGAAAGATGAAAATGCGAACCTTTACAATTTGGGAAGCCAAGGAACTTTAGCTGTATTTGATTATGATAACGACGGGAATCTTGATATTCTAGCCAATGGTTTTGATTGGGCTGATGAAGATTTGTTGCCTTACACCAAATTATTCAAAAATAAAACAACAGTCACGAATCAAAAACCAAATGCACCAACCATTTTAACTGCAACAGATAGTGACGGTAAAATCAAGTTCACTTGGTCCGGAGCAACGGATGATAAAACACCGGAAAACTCTCTTCAATATGAATTATCTGTAGGTTCAGAAACCGGAAAAGCTGACATCGCAAAATATATTGTGACGACAAAAAGCTGGTATTTGGACAAAACTAATTTACCTTCCAAAATATTCTGGAGTGTAAAATCTATTGATGCTGCGAAGAAGTATTCGGATAAATCTCAGGAAACAGAATTAACTGTTTTAGGTGTTGCAGATGTTAAAAATACAATAGTTTCTATCTATCCAAATCCTGTGAAAGATATGTTGAATATAAAATCAACAAGTAAAATCAAAACTCATAAGGTTTACAATCTTGCAGGGCAAAATGTAAATGCAAAACTGATATCAGATTCTACAATTGACTTCTCACATTTGGAGAAAGGTGTTTATGTTGTAGAAATCCAATTGGAAAATGGTAGAAAAACTACTCAGAAAGTGATTAAAAACTAA
- the recF gene encoding DNA replication/repair protein RecF (All proteins in this family for which functions are known are DNA-binding proteins that assist the filamentation of RecA onto DNA for the initiation of recombination or recombinational repair.) codes for MIVNKLSLINFKSHSERAFEFSPQINCFVGNNGVGKTNVLDALHYLSVGKSFLGNSDLNNVKSDEDFFVIESEIQNEEKEDIIKILQPKESKKVIKKNDKSYDRLADHIGYLPSVMISPYDSNLISDSGESRRKFLDAMISQTDSSYLFDLIQYQKTIQQRNALLKYFAKNRTFDKDSLEIYDDPISNFGTRIFERRKEFVEKLNPIVQHFYEIISGGKEIVNVIYESHLFDNTFKELLSNSIDKDRALTYTSKGTHKDDLIFEMNGSSIKKIGSQGQQKSFLISLKLAQINRIKELTGKSPILLLDDIFDKLDDTRVSQLIELVNKESFGQIFITDTHKERTENVVRRINEESRIFEIS; via the coding sequence ATGATTGTCAACAAACTTTCACTCATCAATTTCAAAAGCCACTCGGAAAGAGCTTTCGAATTTTCTCCTCAAATCAATTGTTTTGTAGGAAATAATGGAGTAGGAAAGACTAATGTTCTGGATGCGCTTCATTATTTGTCTGTTGGAAAAAGTTTCCTTGGAAATTCTGACCTTAATAATGTGAAATCTGACGAAGATTTCTTCGTGATTGAATCCGAAATACAAAATGAAGAAAAAGAAGACATTATTAAAATTCTTCAGCCAAAAGAGTCTAAAAAAGTCATTAAAAAGAATGATAAAAGCTACGACAGATTAGCTGACCACATTGGTTATTTACCAAGTGTGATGATTTCGCCTTACGATTCCAATTTGATTTCCGATTCTGGAGAAAGCCGAAGAAAGTTTCTGGATGCGATGATTTCCCAAACCGATTCTTCTTATCTTTTTGATTTGATTCAGTATCAGAAAACCATTCAGCAGAGAAATGCTTTGTTAAAATATTTCGCGAAGAACAGAACGTTTGATAAAGATTCTTTGGAGATTTATGATGACCCAATTTCAAATTTCGGAACAAGGATTTTCGAGAGAAGAAAAGAGTTTGTTGAAAAACTGAATCCAATCGTTCAGCATTTTTATGAAATCATTTCCGGTGGAAAGGAAATCGTAAACGTGATTTATGAATCTCATCTTTTTGATAATACTTTCAAAGAACTTTTATCAAACTCTATTGATAAAGACAGAGCTTTAACTTACACTTCCAAAGGAACTCATAAAGACGATTTGATTTTCGAAATGAATGGGAGTTCAATCAAGAAAATAGGCTCACAGGGTCAACAGAAATCATTTTTAATTTCGTTAAAGCTTGCTCAAATCAACCGAATCAAAGAACTGACAGGAAAGTCTCCGATTCTCCTCTTAGACGATATTTTTGATAAGCTGGATGACACCAGAGTTTCTCAATTAATTGAATTGGTAAATAAGGAAAGTTTCGGACAGATTTTCATTACGGACACACACAAAGAACGAACAGAAAACGTTGTGAGACGCATCAATGAAGAGAGTAGAATTTTTGAAATTTCATAA